A region from the Bradyrhizobium erythrophlei genome encodes:
- a CDS encoding Crp/Fnr family transcriptional regulator, whose translation MTTLDRILDTAADNLRVAKILVQMGLDPNNITYDALFNRLLEILLANITLANMFALVGAVFFVATLLTQTMVPLRVANMIGCAFFAVFGALTGAITTFLLYLLMVPINAYRLRQMLVLIKKARSATQGDTSLEWLKPFMTERKYRKGDVLFKKDDAAHEMLLTVTGKFLVKEISVELPPGQLMGEFGFLTPDNRRTATIECIEDGHVLTIAYEKLLEIYFQNPQFGYYFLILTSQRLLENIARLEGIVAQNKALQQAAAASGSN comes from the coding sequence GTGACGACGCTGGATCGGATTCTCGACACGGCGGCGGATAATCTCAGAGTCGCAAAGATTCTGGTCCAAATGGGCCTCGACCCCAACAACATCACATACGACGCGTTGTTTAATCGCCTTCTGGAGATTTTGCTCGCCAATATCACGCTCGCCAACATGTTTGCCCTGGTCGGCGCCGTCTTCTTTGTCGCCACCTTGCTGACACAGACCATGGTGCCGCTGCGCGTCGCGAACATGATCGGTTGCGCATTCTTCGCCGTCTTCGGCGCGCTCACGGGAGCCATCACGACCTTCCTGTTGTATCTGCTGATGGTTCCCATCAATGCGTATCGCCTCCGTCAAATGCTCGTCCTCATCAAGAAGGCGCGCAGCGCAACGCAGGGCGATACGTCGCTGGAATGGCTCAAGCCGTTCATGACCGAGCGCAAATATCGCAAGGGCGATGTTCTGTTCAAAAAGGACGATGCCGCCCACGAGATGCTGCTGACCGTCACCGGAAAATTCCTGGTGAAGGAAATTAGCGTCGAACTTCCACCGGGCCAACTGATGGGCGAATTTGGTTTTCTGACGCCCGATAACCGACGAACCGCGACGATCGAATGCATCGAGGATGGTCATGTGCTGACTATCGCTTACGAAAAGCTGCTCGAAATCTACTTTCAGAACCCGCAATTCGGCTATTACTTCCTGATCCTGACCAGCCAGCGTCTGCTGGAAAATATTGCGCGGCTCGAAGGGATTGTCGCGCAAAACAAGGCCTTGCAGCAGGCCGCGGCTGCGAGCGGCTCGAACTGA